The Sphaerospermopsis torques-reginae ITEP-024 genome has a window encoding:
- a CDS encoding ImmA/IrrE family metallo-endopeptidase: MGFPQNFIQDKALPEWWNSELEKNPVAVMEAAGYISKRLGLDIGSVFNLNVPIEFKKVNSPKFKKRQNTDEQQLLIAQGLATRIAEMTGYACKSSYQGVSGYPSEIRRIILENNFCVDLDSLINFCWSCGIPVIHFSDFPRNTPKMDGMAAHLNGRPIIVISSGWKFSARLVFVIAHELGHIACGHVQDGVLVDQDINKEIQDEEEKEANEFAEKLLFGETRYRWEQISSAIDLARTANELGNQDRVDPGVVALNYAWQKSDWRIGTGALKIIEPNAQASAKINLFLSKNLDWEELDTDSEEYLRLVTGCDFV, from the coding sequence ATGGGTTTTCCTCAAAACTTTATTCAAGATAAAGCTTTACCTGAATGGTGGAACAGTGAGCTAGAAAAAAATCCTGTTGCTGTAATGGAGGCAGCAGGTTACATTTCCAAGCGTCTAGGTTTGGATATAGGATCAGTTTTTAATCTCAACGTTCCTATTGAATTTAAAAAAGTTAATAGCCCTAAGTTTAAAAAGAGACAAAATACTGATGAACAGCAGCTATTAATCGCTCAAGGTTTAGCGACACGCATTGCTGAAATGACTGGATATGCTTGTAAATCCTCTTACCAAGGGGTTTCAGGATATCCTTCAGAAATCAGGCGAATAATTCTTGAAAATAATTTTTGTGTAGACCTTGATAGTCTTATTAACTTTTGCTGGTCTTGCGGTATTCCAGTTATACACTTTTCTGACTTCCCTCGAAACACTCCTAAAATGGATGGGATGGCAGCACATCTAAATGGTCGCCCAATAATTGTAATTAGTTCTGGATGGAAATTTTCTGCTCGTTTAGTTTTTGTAATTGCTCATGAACTTGGACATATTGCTTGTGGTCATGTTCAGGATGGAGTATTAGTTGATCAAGATATAAACAAAGAAATTCAAGACGAAGAAGAAAAAGAAGCTAATGAATTTGCAGAAAAGCTGCTTTTTGGAGAAACTAGATACAGATGGGAACAAATTTCGAGTGCAATAGACCTAGCACGCACAGCAAACGAACTCGGTAATCAAGATAGAGTAGATCCTGGCGTAGTAGCTTTAAACTATGCTTGGCAAAAATCTGATTGGCGTATTGGAACTGGTGCTTTAAAAATTATTGAACCTAACGCCCAAGCCTCTGCAAAAATTAATCTGTTTCTTAGTAAAAATTTAGATTGGGAAGAATTAGACACAGACAGCGAAGAATATCTTAGACTTGTAACAGGGTGTGATTTTGTCTAA
- the tsf gene encoding translation elongation factor Ts has protein sequence MAEISAKLVQELRQKTGAGMMDCKKALKENDGNIDAAIDWLRKKGIASAGKKSDRVAAEGLVDTYIQPDGKVGVLIEVNCQTDFVARNDAFKSLVKNLAQQAATADSIESLLAQPYIEKAEVTVDEFIKESIATLGENIQVRRFVNFSLGDTPGVVDSYIHTGGRVGVLLQVSAKTDAAADNEEFKNLAKNAAMQVAACPNVEYVSVDQIPAETVQKEKDIEMGKEDLANKPENIREKIVQGRIEKRLKELTLLDQPYIRDQSISVADLVKQVQSKVGADITVQGFVRYVLGEGIEKQESNFAEEVAAQMGAK, from the coding sequence ATGGCGGAAATATCTGCAAAACTCGTCCAAGAGCTACGCCAAAAAACTGGTGCCGGCATGATGGACTGCAAAAAGGCGCTGAAGGAAAATGATGGCAATATCGACGCAGCTATAGACTGGCTACGTAAAAAAGGCATCGCTTCAGCGGGTAAAAAGAGCGATCGCGTGGCAGCGGAAGGTTTAGTAGACACCTACATTCAACCTGATGGTAAGGTGGGTGTACTGATAGAAGTAAACTGTCAAACTGATTTTGTTGCCCGTAACGACGCTTTTAAATCTTTAGTTAAGAATCTGGCACAACAAGCTGCTACTGCTGATAGCATTGAGTCTTTGCTGGCTCAACCCTACATTGAAAAGGCAGAAGTAACTGTAGATGAATTTATCAAAGAAAGTATTGCTACCTTGGGTGAAAATATCCAGGTGCGACGCTTTGTTAACTTCTCTCTTGGTGATACACCAGGAGTAGTAGACAGCTACATCCACACTGGTGGTAGAGTGGGTGTGTTGCTGCAAGTAAGCGCCAAAACAGACGCTGCTGCTGATAACGAAGAGTTTAAAAACTTGGCTAAAAATGCAGCAATGCAAGTTGCCGCTTGCCCCAATGTTGAGTATGTTAGTGTAGACCAAATTCCTGCCGAAACTGTCCAAAAAGAAAAGGACATTGAAATGGGTAAGGAAGACTTGGCGAATAAACCAGAGAACATCAGAGAAAAGATTGTTCAAGGACGGATTGAAAAACGCCTAAAAGAATTGACTTTGTTGGATCAACCTTATATCCGCGATCAAAGCATTTCTGTAGCAGACTTAGTGAAGCAAGTTCAGTCTAAAGTCGGTGCAGACATCACAGTACAAGGCTTTGTGCGCTATGTACTAGGTGAAGGCATTGAAAAACAAGAAAGTAACTTTGCTGAAGAAGTAGCTGCTCAAATGGGCGCTAAGTAA
- the recG gene encoding ATP-dependent DNA helicase RecG produces MTNEIPDWIRLHKALTVEAESGFVDLMGRQYRFSEFLSLTFGKFPQSLPAKERSRWHHIAFQFAEYPDLAVEIRQQLVAEVKTYLYQLQQQLESGEQQHQDIKKQEIKKQEIKTQEIKTQEIKTQEKNYSTKTVKTTPIVTETSRRLAPKIEQKLSDLPEIGIKRAENLSRLDLSTVRDLLFYYPRDYIDYARQVNIQELQGGETVTIIAEVKRCNCFTSPKNQKLSILELLLKDKTGQIKVSRFYAGSRFSSRGWQESLKRRYAVGSVIAACGLVKASKYGVTLDNPEIEVLANPGDAIESFTIGRVVPIYGLTEGVVANTVRQAVMAVLPAAANLKDPLPVGLRKKYELMELKDAIPNIHFPKDSDTLKYARRRLVFDEFFYLQLGLLQRQKQAKAIQTSAVLAPKGKLLEQFNEILPFKFTNAQQRVINDILNDLQKPTPMNRLVQGDVGSGKTVVAVVAILAAIQSGYQAALMAPTEVLAEQHYRKLVSWFNLLHLPVELLTGSTKTAKRREIHSQLETGELPLLVGTHALIQDKVNFQRLGLVVIDEQHRFGVEQRAKLQQKGEQPHVLTMTATPIPRTLALTVHGDLDVSQIDELPPGRQAIKTSLLTGHQRPQAYDLMRREIAQGRQVYVVLPLVEESEKLDLRSAIDEHQKLQESVFPEFQVGLLHGRMTSAEKDEAITKFRDNETQILVSTTVVEVGVDVPNATVMLIEHAERFGLSQLHQLRGRVGRGAAQSYCLLMSSSRSPDAQQRLMVLVQSQDGFFISEMDMRFRGPGEVMGTRQSGVADFTLASLVEDEDVLLLARQAAEKVIDMDASLARWPLMKDELQYRYARLMGGAILT; encoded by the coding sequence ATGACTAACGAAATTCCCGATTGGATAAGATTACATAAAGCCTTGACTGTAGAGGCTGAATCTGGTTTTGTGGATTTAATGGGTAGACAATATCGCTTTAGTGAATTTCTCAGTTTAACCTTTGGGAAATTTCCTCAAAGTTTACCAGCAAAAGAGCGATCGCGCTGGCATCACATCGCCTTTCAATTTGCTGAATATCCAGATTTAGCAGTAGAAATTAGACAGCAGTTAGTTGCTGAAGTTAAAACCTATCTTTATCAATTACAACAACAATTAGAATCGGGTGAACAGCAACATCAAGACATAAAAAAACAAGAAATAAAAAAACAGGAAATTAAAACTCAGGAAATTAAAACTCAGGAAATTAAAACCCAGGAAAAAAATTATTCAACAAAAACAGTTAAAACCACTCCTATTGTGACTGAAACCAGTCGGAGACTAGCGCCAAAAATTGAGCAAAAACTCAGCGATTTACCAGAAATTGGCATCAAGAGAGCAGAAAATTTATCTCGTTTAGATTTATCAACAGTGAGAGATTTACTGTTTTATTATCCTCGTGATTATATTGATTATGCTCGTCAAGTTAACATTCAAGAATTACAGGGAGGTGAAACAGTAACCATCATCGCCGAAGTCAAGCGTTGTAATTGTTTTACCAGTCCTAAAAATCAAAAGTTATCAATTTTAGAACTCTTATTAAAAGATAAAACTGGACAAATAAAAGTTAGTAGATTTTATGCAGGATCGAGATTTAGTAGTCGTGGTTGGCAAGAAAGTTTAAAACGGCGCTATGCTGTGGGTAGTGTGATAGCAGCTTGTGGTTTAGTTAAGGCTAGTAAATATGGGGTGACATTAGATAATCCCGAAATAGAAGTATTAGCAAATCCTGGTGATGCAATAGAATCTTTTACTATTGGGCGGGTTGTACCGATTTATGGTTTAACTGAAGGAGTTGTTGCAAATACCGTGAGACAAGCGGTAATGGCGGTTTTACCTGCGGCAGCAAATTTAAAAGATCCTTTACCAGTTGGTTTAAGAAAAAAATATGAATTAATGGAATTAAAAGACGCAATTCCTAATATTCATTTTCCTAAAGATAGTGATACTTTAAAATATGCTCGTCGGCGTTTAGTATTTGATGAATTTTTCTATTTACAACTTGGTTTATTACAACGTCAGAAACAAGCTAAAGCAATTCAAACAAGTGCGGTTTTAGCACCAAAAGGCAAATTATTAGAACAATTTAACGAAATTTTACCTTTTAAATTTACTAACGCTCAACAAAGAGTTATTAACGATATTCTCAATGATTTACAAAAACCTACACCCATGAATCGTTTAGTGCAGGGTGATGTAGGTTCGGGTAAAACTGTGGTAGCTGTAGTTGCGATTTTAGCAGCAATTCAATCGGGTTATCAAGCAGCTTTGATGGCACCTACGGAAGTATTAGCAGAACAACATTATAGGAAGTTAGTTAGCTGGTTTAACCTCTTACATTTGCCCGTTGAATTATTAACAGGTTCGACAAAAACAGCCAAAAGGCGAGAAATTCATTCTCAGTTAGAAACAGGTGAATTACCTCTTTTAGTGGGAACTCATGCGTTAATTCAAGATAAGGTAAATTTTCAACGTTTGGGTTTAGTTGTCATTGATGAACAGCATCGTTTTGGGGTAGAACAACGAGCGAAATTACAACAAAAAGGTGAACAACCTCACGTTTTAACTATGACTGCAACTCCCATTCCTAGAACATTAGCGTTAACAGTTCATGGTGATTTAGATGTGAGTCAAATTGATGAATTACCACCAGGAAGACAAGCAATTAAAACTTCTTTGTTAACAGGTCATCAAAGACCCCAAGCTTATGATTTAATGAGAAGAGAAATAGCCCAAGGTAGACAAGTTTATGTGGTTTTACCTTTAGTGGAAGAGTCAGAAAAATTAGATTTGCGTTCAGCAATAGACGAACATCAAAAATTACAAGAAAGCGTTTTTCCTGAGTTTCAAGTGGGGTTATTGCATGGAAGAATGACTTCCGCAGAAAAGGATGAAGCTATTACTAAATTCCGGGATAATGAAACTCAGATTTTAGTTTCTACGACGGTGGTAGAGGTGGGTGTGGATGTTCCTAACGCCACAGTGATGTTAATTGAACACGCGGAAAGATTCGGGTTATCTCAGTTACACCAATTACGCGGGCGTGTGGGACGGGGTGCAGCGCAGTCCTATTGTTTATTGATGAGTAGTTCCAGAAGTCCTGATGCACAACAACGGTTAATGGTGCTGGTACAGTCTCAGGATGGGTTTTTTATTTCGGAAATGGATATGAGGTTTCGTGGTCCTGGGGAAGTGATGGGGACTAGACAATCGGGGGTAGCGGATTTTACTTTGGCTAGTTTGGTGGAAGATGAGGATGTGTTGCTGTTAGCGCGACAAGCTGCGGAGAAGGTGATTGATATGGATGCAAGTTTAGCGCGTTGGCCGTTGATGAAGGATGAGTTGCAGTATAGGTATGCGCGGTTAATGGGGGGAGCGATTTTGACATGA